The stretch of DNA CAGCACTGAAGGAGCGTCAGGCTCTACTCGCCCCAGCGGCATATTAGTGTTTTAAAccagtcggtatattaataagttcgtgtcaatattgtatcaccgacaagtgTGTATCATATGTAAGTTATCGGCGTTTAAAAtacattgtatttgtttaaatatatttgttcaaacgttcttttcgaatcttcatttttcccagttttctgggtggtccttcaaagaaatatatataaagtgaacctatttccctaaggaaaaaccttgttccccaagggaaaaaaccagcgacctattactggtgcgtgaaacaaagccatcaggacaaaggtgtaaggacaaacacctaCATCTTCGCTCATGTTCCTTCGAACCGGACTTCTTCACATTTCAACTTCGAATCAGAGATCTTCGCATGTCTCATCTTCAAGTTAGACATCAACGCAGCATCTGCAGCATCTTCCAGTAGGACGCCTCCAGACTCCTTCATCCTGGTAGCTGATTTAACGCCTAGCATCACACTCAACAAActgtaagttttttaattttagtatcaTTTGTGAAGTGATATAAACgctttttgaacatttattgaacATTTTCGTTATTTcgctattatttttataattattatatccttttacttatattttcgatttttagtgTAAATTCTCATATTTTCGCTATATCTCTGTGTTTATTACTATTCTTctgttttttcaatttaaagatcaAATTCTTTCACATATTTCTCGCTCACTAAATCTTAATCTAATTCAATCAGCTAAGCATGGATAAAACGGTTGATGATATTGTTAAAGTAAAAGATGATCTTGTTAAGGCAAGAGGTAGAAGTAAAGCTTCGATAACTAGATTGGAGAATTggtttaaagaaaatgaaaaaagtaatatttcaaaaaatgaattaatttttagAAAAGACAATCTATCAAAAGTTTTTGACAAATATCTCGAGGTTCAACATGAATTAGAGACAATAGATGATGAATTTTCTGTTGACATAGCAGACGTAGAAGACAGATTTTTAACGTTAGGATCAGCTTTAAAGAATAAAATTGATACAATTTCAGTAAATTCTGTTGTGAGCACCTCAGCTCAACAAAATCATTCAAATAACCATCATATCCGCCTACCGGAAATAAAAATTCCACATTTCGATGGAAATATAGCAAATTGGCCTAGTTTTATCGAGATGTTTACCAAACTTATCGTAGATGATTTAAATCTTTCAGATATTgaaaaactaatttatttaaaatcaattcTCAAGAACGAGCCTCTACAACTAATTGAAAATTTGGAAGTTGTAGGCTCAAATTTTTCCGTTGCGCTCGATACACTTAAGAATAGATttgaaaacaaatgtttaataattaacacttatttaaaacaacttttgaacgttccttcattaacaaaaaatactgcTCAAAACTTGCGAGAATTCTTAACTcacataaaaaagaatttaagtgcgctaaataatttaaatatctccGACAATCTTgcagatttaattttaattcatatattcacacaaaaattagattttaatatgaAACGATCCTTTGAATCCGAAAGAGATTTCAACGAACTTCCTACAATAGAtgagtttttgaattttattgaaaAGAAATGTAAGATATTGGAAAATTTGATCTTTGAAGAGAAAACAGTTTATAAATCAAAACCGTCTCTTCATATTTCTATAAATAATAGAGATACATCTTTTAAATGTTTCGTATGCAATTCTAACTCACATAAAGTATACTCttgccaacaatttttaaatttgtccGCTCAAGAGCGTAtgcaaaaagtaaaaaacaaaggTTTTTGTCTCAATTGCCTTGCTAGTGGTCATATGTCTAATTCTTGTTCCTCATCTTCGAATTGCAACACCTGCAATAAAAGACATTACTCTTTGCTTTACATTTCGCACCCGTCGGAAAATATTTCACGGCAAAGTTCGTATAGATCGAATTCTGAAAGTCAACCCGCCCAAAATCAATTTGTTCGGAATTCACGTCATCAACGTCCAAATCAGCATTCGTCTCAATTCACTTCGGAGAATATTCATGCAAATTCGCAGAACAACTCTGTTCCAAATGCAATTCCGCAAGGTTTACCAGATACGCAAAATCTTCCAGGGCCGAGCAATATTTCGTCCCACTCTGTATATTCGAACAATCTGCAAATTTTACTCGCAACTGCTTTGGTAACTGTTTACGATGTTGAAAACAATcccatctctgttcgttgtttaaCAGACTCCGGTAGCCAAGTTTCGTTCATAACAGACAGTTAGCCAAAAGAATTTGTTATTCACCCTATACCAGAAATCTTCAAATATCAGGTATAGCTCAAACTTCTTCTGTTTCAAACAAGATGGTAGACCTTAAAATCTATTCAAACACATATCCTGGTAAAAACTTTAATCTGTCCTGTGCTGTCCTCGAAAGCATTACGTGCCAGCATCCACAAGTCGCGctggatttaaatttattaaaaataccaaaaaatataaaacttgcaGACCCACATTTCTGTACCCCGCCGGACGTAGACATGCTTTTAGGAGCTGATATTTATTTTGACCTAGTTACTTACGGCTTAATAAAATTAGGCCCCAACCTTCCTattcttcaaaacactcatttggGTTATATTGTAGGTGGAAATATCCCATACTCTCGTTATACAATGTTAGGATCAAACACGACTCCTTCAAAGAACAGTGCTCACTCACATTATTCAAATATTTCGTTACACGTACAAACTGCTGATCTTGATtctcttttaaagaatttttggGAAATAGAAGAGACTAAACCACTCACTTCTATTCATGCAAAAACATTAACTCCCTCAGAACAGCGAGCTGAGGACATATTCAAATCTTCACTAACAATTTTTCCTAGTGGCAGATTTCAAGTAGACCTACCTCTGAAGACTCCTAATGAATATCAAAAATTAGGTGAATCATTTCATTTGGCAAAAAGACGTTTTTTCAATCTTGAAAAAAGGCTTAACAAATCAGACGAGTTACGGCATCTGTACACAGAATTCATATCAGAATATGTTTCTTTAGGGCATTGTAAATACGTTCCCCTTTCTAAGCTTAATGAATCGTCCGAACATAAGTTTTTTCTCCCACATCATTGTGTTTTCAAGCATGATAGCTTAACTACTCGACTCAGGGTTGTATTTGATGGATCAATGGAATCAACCTCAAATGTGTCTCTCAACGATATTATGCTCAAAGGTTATACTGTACAACCTGATTTGTTTGAAATTCTAATTCGCTTTAGACTTTACAAATATACTCTTATCGCCGACATCGAAAAGATGTTTAGGCAAATAAGAATTAACCCAAAACAGACATTTCTACTAGACATTCTGTGGCGCAATTCCCCGCAAGAAGAATTAAAATGTCTAGAACTTCAGACCGTGACCTACGGCACAAACTCAGCTAGTTTTTTAAGTACTAGGTGTCTTAAAGAGTTGGCAGttcgaaataaagaaaaatacccaTTAGCTGCTGATGCTCTAGAAAATTCTTGTTATGTAGATGATATTTTACATGATGCAAATGATATCGAGACCTTGTACAAGACTTATAAGCAACTTTCTACGAGTCTAAATTCCGCTGGGATACCACTCCATAAATGGAGTTCTAATTCTTCCGAGTTTCTCGACTCTATTTCCTCTGAATCTCAAAAATCTAATTATGTAATAAAACCCGACAATTCGTCAAATAAAGTTCTTGGAATATGTTGGAATTCTCAGTCTGACATGTTCTCTATCTCTCTTCCTGACATTTCTAGTGAACCAAAATACACAAAAAGAGAAGTTTTATCAATTATCTCTTCTATTTTTGATCCTCTTGGTCTAATAAATCCGATTACTGTATCTGCCAAGTtgttaatgcaaaaaattttGATATGTAACTTAAATTGGGATGACAAACTCACAGGAGAAATTTCATCAGAATGGTTGAATTTTCTAGCTCACATTCCTGATCTTGCAAAACTCACAATCTCTAGACCTCTGCTCAATCCGCTCAATATTTCTCGAATTGAAATCCATGGTTTCTGCGATGCAAGTATGAAGGCATATGGCGCTTGTATTTATTTACGGGTTTTACATGAAAATGGAATCGTTTCATGCAACTTAATTACTTCAAAGAGTCGTGTAGCTCCGCTAAAAACCATTGCCCTACCCAGACTTGAATTATTAGGGGCTGTTTTGCTTTCTACCCTGATTTCAAATATCTTTCTTATTATTTCACCAAAGGTTTCTTCCATAGCTTCGGTTAGGCTCTGGACAGACTCCCAAATTGTACTTGCATGGATAAATTCTCACCCTTCTCGTTGGTCAATCTTCGTAGCAAACCGTATAACTCAAATACAGGAGTTAACGCAAACTTATTTATGGTATCCTGTAAGTTCTAAAGATAACCCAGCAGATATTCTGTCTCGCGGTACCACACCGGCCCTGCTGGTAGACAATACATTATGGAGGCATGGGCCCCATTTTCTAATGAACGCAACCactaaatttaatgaatttgttCCAAATATTGGTATAACAGATATCCCTGAAATAAAAGCCACTTTACACGCTGTAAATAATTCGAAACCTACTCTATATACAACTTTTTGTAAATTCTCATCTTTCACTCGGTTACAAAGAGTAATTGCATATTGCAATAGGTATATTCACaatcttaaaaataaagaaaacaaaagaaatggTGTACTTTCGGCTTCCGAATTAATAGAAGCCGAGCAGAGAATAGTTAAAATCATTCAACTAACATTCTTTCAATCAGAATTTAAAGACTTAAAGcatcaaaaaacaataaaaaataaggcTATCTTAAAATTGAATCCATTTATAGACGCATCTGATTTAATAAGAGTTGGTGGACGACTTCGCAATGCAAATGTTTCGTATAATCAAAAATTTCCACTTCTTCTTCCTACAAAATGCCAGGTAGTTAGATCGTTACTTGAAAGAGAACACATTCGCCTTACACACAGGCCCTCAAAATACATTGTCAAATATTAGACTCACTTATTGACCTCTTGATGGACTGAGAGAAATCAAGAGGATCATCTACAAATGTAAGAACTGTTACAGATTTAACGCAAGACCAGCTCATCAAATAATGGCCGATCTACCCAAAGAACGGTTTCAGGTCTCTCGACCATTCACAAATTTCGGCATCGACTACGGGggtccatttcaaataaaatCTTCAAAACTGCGACGTGCTCCCATTTGTAAGGCTTATATAGCAGTATTCGTATGCCTCGTCACTAAGGCAGTCCATATAGAGCTAGTGTCCAGTCTTAGCACCGAAGCATTCCTACTAACGTTAAAAAGATTCATTTCACGCAGAGGTATTCCTAAAACCATTTATTCGGACAATGCGTCCAACTTTCTTGGAGCTCGTAATCAGTTAAAAGAGCTTTATGACTTTTTTATGGGAACGGATGTTCTACCTACCATAAAAGAATTCGCAGCCTCAACATTAATTAAGTGGAAGTTCATTGCACCTCGATCTCCACATCAGGGTGGAATTTGGGAAGCAGCTATAAAGAGCTGCAAGTATCATTTAGTAAGGATGATGGgcaataatatttttacatttgaggAATTAACCACTATTTTGGCTCAAATAGAAGCTGTTTTAAATTCACGACCCCTCTGTCCATTGTCAGACAGTCcaaatgatttttcttttctaaccCCCGCTCATTTTCTCATTGGAAGCAGCATGACTTCCTATCCAGAAAAATATATCTCGACAAAATCAGAAAATAGTTTATCACTGTGGCCGAAATGCAGCAAAATTCAGCAGCATTTCTGGGAATGTTGGTCTAGGGATTATTCAAATCGCCTCCAAAATAAGCCCAAAAGGTTTCTGCCCCAAGAAAACATTAAAGTCGATGATCTTGTACTCCTAATCGATGATAACGCTCCTCCTCTAAAATGGCCACTGGCAAGAGTAATCGAAACACTGCCAGTTAAAGACGGCAGGGTTAGAACTGtaaaactaaaaactaaagaCCGAACATTTATAAGATCTGTTGTTAAAGTATGTCCTTTACCCCATACTCATTTAGATGTAGGTCACAACAACGGGGGGACtatgttgcgtaacaacaatacttaatatttttagtctatttttgtatcatattatttagtttatttttgtatcatactgtatattagtttagatatataaaatttctttgtactaactaataatctgtaaagcaccgttatcttgcatttaaataactttctacacaagtttctaaaaccttcatagaatcgtaacaatgaaaggattagtattttccaaattaccctctgacgcattccaaaattccgcaagttgagacaaatacccttatcaggtagtttttatcaatgatttgaaagtaaaaggtatttgaaaaataaacatatcttttaatacgTCGAGGGGTCAGGGGGGAGATTTCGGAATGTTTGTGATTGGGGGGAGAGAGTGGACATCAGTATCAGTTCAAATTCCAGCACTGAAGGAGCGTCAGGCTCTACTCGCCCCAGCGGCATATTAGTG from Diabrotica undecimpunctata isolate CICGRU chromosome 4, icDiaUnde3, whole genome shotgun sequence encodes:
- the LOC140438660 gene encoding uncharacterized protein, with the translated sequence MVDLKIYSNTYPGKNFNLSCAVLESITCQHPQVALDLNLLKIPKNIKLADPHFCTPPDVDMLLGADIYFDLVTYGLIKLGPNLPILQNTHLGYIVGGNIPYSRYTMLGSNTTPSKNSAHSHYSNISLHVQTADLDSLLKNFWEIEETKPLTSIHAKTLTPSEQRAEDIFKSSLTIFPSGRFQVDLPLKTPNEYQKLGESFHLAKRRFFNLEKRLNKSDELRHLYTEFISEYVSLGHCKYVPLSKLNESSEHKFFLPHHCVFKHDSLTTRLRVVFDGSMESTSNVSLNDIMLKGYTVQPDLFEILIRFRLYKYTLIADIEKMFRQIRINPKQTFLLDILWRNSPQEELKCLELQTVTYGTNSASFLSTRCLKELAVRNKEKYPLAADALENSCYVDDILHDANDIETLYKTYKQLSTSLNSAGIPLHKWSSNSSEFLDSISSESQKSNYVIKPDNSSNKVLGICWNSQSDMFSISLPDISSEPKYTKREVLSIISSIFDPLGLINPITVSAKLLMQKILICNLNWDDKLTGEISSEWLNFLAHIPDLAKLTISRPLLNPLNISRIEIHGFCDASMKAYGACIYLRVLHENGIVSCNLITSKSRVAPLKTIALPRLELLGAVLLSTLISNIFLIISPKVSSIASVRLWTDSQIVLAWINSHPSRWSIFVANRITQIQELTQTYLWYPVSSKDNPADILSRGTTPALLVDNTLWRHGPHFLMNATTKFNEFVPNIGITDIPEIKATLHAVNNSKPTLYTTFCKFSSFTRLQRVIAYCNRYIHNLKNKENKRNGVLSASELIEAEQRIVKIIQLTFFQSEFKDLKHQKTIKNKAILKLNPFIDASDLIRVGGRLRNANVSYNQKFPLLLPTKCQVVRSLLEREHIRLTHRPSKYIVKY
- the LOC140438661 gene encoding uncharacterized protein translates to MADLPKERFQVSRPFTNFGIDYGGPFQIKSSKLRRAPICKAYIAVFVCLVTKAVHIELVSSLSTEAFLLTLKRFISRRGIPKTIYSDNASNFLGARNQLKELYDFFMGTDVLPTIKEFAASTLIKWKFIAPRSPHQGGIWEAAIKSCKYHLVRMMGNNIFTFEELTTILAQIEAVLNSRPLCPLSDSPNDFSFLTPAHFLIGSSMTSYPEKYISTKSENSLSLWPKCSKIQQHFWECWSRDYSNRLQNKPKRFLPQENIKVDDLVLLIDDNAPPLKWPLARVIETLPVKDGRVRTVKLKTKDRTFIRSVVKVCPLPHTHLDVGHNNGGTMLRNNNT